The Lysobacter enzymogenes genome window below encodes:
- a CDS encoding peptidoglycan recognition protein family protein, translated as MNLLSRTLLATALAVACLPAAHAGKPVAAADALADPALAARIRVEQDALRGERAQLPVYFRQAYARYPAIPAGTLESLAYVASRWQHLRPSPAQEHSEMPRAYGVMGLYRGEGFADQVGEAARLLGVPEARILAEPSLNILAAAALLDREIGRDGALRKPDAEALRPALERYAGFAKPVAGAAKSAAADYARASFAYDVLLTQDRGIDGKNPGEQGIQIPAREIAWERAFDAPALVRLRAPLLRLNADADRIETADYYVDSDSQTLRSKDPQVAAAAASQDYGPALWVASPYHSARTSYDSATIHTVQGSYAGSISWFQNNPDHVSIHYLVRSSDGQITQMVRENRAAHHVLSHNPTTLGIEHEGYVDNASWYTTAMYNASAGIVRHFCAKYSAIKCASAFQGPAGSSVRVLPASVKVKGHQHYSGNDHTDPGKNWDWARYYKLLNPGGGNPGAPGTVDTSGSPLNVRSGPGTSYSVVDTLADGASVTIQCQTTGTSVTGTYGTSNIWNRIGTGRFIPDAYTYTGSDGRVAPDC; from the coding sequence GTGAACTTGCTTTCCAGAACCTTGCTCGCGACCGCGCTCGCCGTCGCCTGTCTGCCGGCCGCGCACGCCGGCAAACCCGTCGCCGCCGCCGATGCGCTGGCCGACCCCGCGCTCGCCGCGCGCATCCGCGTCGAGCAAGACGCGCTGCGCGGCGAACGCGCGCAGTTGCCGGTTTACTTCCGCCAGGCCTATGCGCGCTATCCGGCGATTCCGGCCGGCACGCTCGAATCGCTGGCCTACGTGGCCAGCCGCTGGCAGCACCTGCGCCCGTCGCCGGCGCAGGAACACAGCGAAATGCCGCGCGCTTACGGCGTGATGGGGCTTTATCGCGGCGAAGGTTTCGCCGATCAGGTCGGCGAAGCCGCGCGCCTGCTGGGCGTGCCGGAAGCGCGCATTCTTGCCGAACCTTCGCTCAACATCCTTGCCGCCGCTGCGTTGCTCGATCGCGAGATCGGCCGCGACGGTGCGCTGCGCAAGCCCGATGCCGAAGCGCTGCGTCCGGCGCTGGAGCGTTACGCCGGCTTCGCCAAGCCCGTCGCCGGCGCGGCGAAAAGTGCGGCGGCCGACTATGCGCGTGCCAGCTTCGCCTACGACGTATTGTTGACCCAGGATCGCGGCATCGACGGCAAAAATCCGGGAGAGCAGGGCATCCAGATCCCCGCGCGCGAGATCGCCTGGGAACGCGCGTTCGACGCGCCCGCGCTGGTGCGCCTGCGCGCGCCGCTGCTGCGCCTGAACGCCGATGCCGATCGCATCGAAACCGCCGATTACTACGTCGATTCCGACAGCCAGACCCTGCGCAGCAAAGACCCGCAAGTCGCCGCCGCCGCGGCCAGCCAGGACTACGGCCCGGCGCTGTGGGTGGCCTCGCCTTACCACTCCGCGCGCACGTCGTACGATTCGGCGACGATCCATACCGTGCAGGGTTCCTACGCCGGCAGCATCTCGTGGTTCCAGAACAATCCCGACCACGTCAGCATCCACTACCTGGTGCGCAGCAGCGACGGCCAGATCACCCAGATGGTGCGCGAGAACCGCGCGGCCCATCACGTGCTCTCGCACAACCCGACCACGCTCGGCATCGAGCACGAGGGCTATGTCGACAACGCCTCGTGGTACACGACCGCGATGTACAACGCCTCGGCCGGCATCGTCCGCCACTTCTGCGCCAAGTACTCGGCGATCAAATGCGCCAGCGCGTTCCAGGGCCCGGCCGGCAGCTCGGTGCGGGTGTTGCCGGCCAGCGTCAAGGTCAAGGGCCACCAGCACTACAGCGGCAACGACCACACCGACCCGGGCAAGAACTGGGACTGGGCGCGTTACTACAAGCTGCTCAATCCGGGCGGCGGCAATCCCGGCGCGCCGGGCACGGTCGACACCAGCGGTTCGCCGCTGAACGTGCGCTCCGGCCCGGGTACGAGCTACTCAGTGGTCGACACGCTCGCCGACGGCGCCAGCGTGACGATCCAGTGTCAGACCACCGGCACTTCGGTCACCGGCACCTACGGCACCAGCAACATCTGGAACCGCATCGGCACTGGGCGCTTCATTCCCGACGCCTACACGTACACCGGTTCCGACGGCCGCGTCGCGCCGGATTGCTGA
- a CDS encoding VOC family protein, producing the protein MPPVQVCPFLMFSGQCEAAMNLYVALIPDSRILDIRRYGPGETGPEGTVMVASFALGDLTVMCSDSPVKHAFDFTPSTSLFVTCESREQLDVLAEKLSDNGKVLMPLDNYGFSQRFAWVQDRFGVSWQLNLD; encoded by the coding sequence ATGCCGCCGGTCCAGGTCTGCCCCTTCCTGATGTTCTCCGGCCAATGCGAGGCCGCGATGAACCTTTACGTCGCGCTGATCCCCGACAGCCGCATCCTCGACATCCGCCGCTACGGTCCGGGCGAAACCGGGCCCGAAGGCACGGTCATGGTCGCCAGCTTCGCCCTCGGCGACCTGACCGTGATGTGCAGCGACAGCCCGGTGAAGCACGCCTTCGACTTCACTCCGTCGACGTCGCTGTTCGTGACCTGCGAATCGCGCGAGCAGCTCGACGTGTTGGCGGAGAAGCTCAGCGACAACGGCAAAGTGCTGATGCCGCTGGACAACTATGGCTTCAGCCAACGCTTTGCGTGGGTGCAGGATCGGTTCGGGGTGTCGTGGCAGCTCAATCTGGATTGA
- a CDS encoding SpoIID/LytB domain-containing protein, whose protein sequence is MTSRRTRSPHPGRAAPAPLARSGLPWLAGFCTLIMGSAFAGQNAPAAAAAATADTARIAVRSDATAAAFDLRVRDSVSGRALPAQLSLAPVGAAAARQSLDLAAAGGRVAGLAPGEYRVTVSAPGYLPVVTTVHSDNALGLPTTVWLSPKRESEALDLLALKAAECSDCSVLSGHVYDQRTGQPLAGARVRSGLGERAVADADGYFELRGKFVNDASRQDAPPPTTSLEIEAPGYRAQRLEGLSLVNDSSHFVVDLQRGSGRSVEKRVHAQAEDNAAALREREALMRQLDADNAGQAMRAGQTLAAAQVSATAVSVPSSIRVGTSCSGRSCSGVSVYSLEDYVAKGLDEEWIPSWHAQSLAAGAVAYRTYGAYFVAHPISSRYDICNTTSCQVFNADSVSATVAAANATRGVILSRDGKSAAFSEYSSENNAWDDPSDGLSCSNNDLSCGNGNNGSPRNNWPCLSDSVGKGKGCFGHGRGMSQWGTQRWAANNGRDWKWITDHYFNNNNKPAGMRNAFRSDGGGSPNPGGAPGTVDTNGTPLNVRSGPGTGYSVVGTLADGSSVTIQCQTNGTSVTGTFGTSKIWNRIGSGRFIPDAYTQTGSDGRVAPDC, encoded by the coding sequence ATGACCTCTCGCCGCACCCGTTCCCCTCATCCCGGCCGCGCCGCGCCCGCGCCGCTGGCGCGCAGCGGCCTGCCGTGGCTGGCCGGCTTTTGCACGCTGATCATGGGCAGCGCCTTCGCCGGGCAGAACGCGCCCGCCGCGGCCGCGGCGGCGACCGCCGATACCGCGCGCATCGCCGTGCGCAGCGACGCCACCGCGGCCGCGTTCGACCTGCGCGTGCGCGACAGCGTCAGCGGCCGCGCGCTGCCGGCGCAGCTGAGCCTGGCGCCGGTCGGCGCCGCCGCGGCGCGGCAAAGCCTCGATCTGGCCGCCGCGGGCGGCCGCGTCGCCGGCCTCGCGCCGGGCGAGTACCGCGTCACCGTGTCCGCACCGGGCTATCTGCCGGTGGTCACCACCGTGCATTCCGACAACGCGCTGGGCCTGCCGACGACCGTGTGGCTGTCGCCGAAGCGCGAATCCGAAGCGCTCGACCTGCTCGCGCTGAAGGCCGCCGAATGCAGCGATTGCAGCGTGCTCAGCGGCCACGTCTACGACCAGCGCACGGGCCAGCCGCTGGCCGGCGCGCGTGTGCGCAGCGGCCTGGGCGAGCGCGCGGTCGCCGATGCCGACGGCTACTTCGAACTGCGCGGCAAGTTCGTCAACGACGCGTCGCGGCAGGACGCGCCGCCGCCGACCACCTCGCTGGAGATCGAAGCGCCGGGTTACCGCGCGCAGCGCCTGGAAGGCTTGTCGCTGGTCAACGACTCCAGCCACTTCGTCGTCGACCTGCAGCGCGGCAGCGGCCGCAGCGTGGAAAAGCGCGTGCACGCCCAGGCCGAAGACAACGCCGCGGCGTTGCGCGAGCGCGAAGCGCTCATGCGCCAGCTCGATGCGGACAACGCCGGGCAGGCGATGCGCGCGGGGCAGACGCTGGCCGCCGCGCAGGTCTCGGCGACGGCGGTGTCGGTGCCCTCGAGCATCCGCGTCGGCACCAGTTGCTCCGGGCGTTCGTGTTCCGGCGTGTCGGTCTACAGCCTCGAAGACTACGTGGCCAAGGGCCTGGACGAGGAGTGGATCCCGTCCTGGCACGCGCAATCGCTGGCCGCCGGCGCGGTCGCTTACCGCACCTACGGCGCCTACTTCGTCGCCCATCCGATCAGCAGCCGCTACGACATCTGCAACACCACCTCGTGCCAGGTGTTCAACGCCGACTCGGTCTCGGCCACCGTCGCCGCCGCCAACGCCACCCGTGGGGTGATCCTCAGCCGCGACGGCAAGAGCGCGGCGTTCAGCGAATACTCGTCGGAAAACAACGCTTGGGACGATCCCAGCGACGGCCTGTCGTGCAGCAACAACGACCTGAGCTGCGGCAACGGCAACAACGGTTCGCCGCGCAACAACTGGCCCTGCCTCAGCGATTCGGTCGGCAAGGGCAAGGGCTGCTTCGGCCACGGCCGCGGCATGAGCCAGTGGGGCACCCAGCGCTGGGCGGCCAACAACGGCCGCGACTGGAAGTGGATCACCGACCACTACTTCAACAACAACAACAAGCCCGCCGGCATGCGCAACGCGTTCCGCTCCGACGGCGGCGGCAGCCCGAATCCGGGCGGCGCGCCGGGCACGGTCGACACCAACGGCACGCCGCTCAACGTGCGCTCGGGTCCGGGCACCGGCTACTCGGTGGTCGGCACGCTCGCCGACGGCAGCAGCGTGACGATCCAATGCCAGACCAACGGCACCAGCGTCACCGGCACCTTCGGCACCAGCAAGATCTGGAACCGCATCGGCAGCGGGCGCTTCATTCCCGACGCCTACACCCAGACCGGCTCCGACGGCCGGGTCGCGCCGGATTGCTGA
- a CDS encoding type I restriction enzyme HsdR N-terminal domain-containing protein has product MFPWLRLSACIRSVIVDAPLYAFGGKEMAVVPKKVAERLVAGLKRYQPVLAAARARDVGEADTVTIIKDMLADVFGYDKYSDVTSEHSIRGTFCDLAIKIDNQLQTLIEVKAIGLELKDQHVKQAVDYAANQGVDWVLLTNGITWRVYRLIFAKPIDQELVLEIDFCALSTRADGDIELLYLWCKEGWQRSVLGEYHTQKQALSRFFVGAMLQTDTVLDVIRRELRRVSPDVRIDAAQIKAVLVGEVIKREVLEGEKADDARKKIARAANTALRAASAKPPKAAKGADGDSSQMEAD; this is encoded by the coding sequence TTGTTTCCGTGGCTGCGTTTGTCGGCCTGCATCCGGTCGGTTATTGTCGATGCACCGCTATATGCCTTTGGGGGTAAGGAAATGGCAGTCGTACCAAAGAAAGTGGCCGAGCGCCTGGTCGCCGGACTGAAACGTTATCAGCCTGTCTTGGCGGCGGCGCGAGCTCGCGATGTAGGCGAGGCCGATACCGTAACAATCATCAAGGATATGTTGGCTGACGTATTCGGATACGACAAATACTCAGACGTAACGTCCGAGCATTCCATTCGCGGAACCTTCTGCGATTTGGCGATCAAGATAGATAATCAACTGCAGACCTTGATCGAGGTCAAAGCCATAGGGCTGGAACTAAAGGATCAGCACGTCAAACAGGCGGTCGACTACGCCGCGAATCAGGGCGTGGATTGGGTACTGCTGACCAACGGGATCACTTGGCGGGTGTATCGCCTGATCTTCGCCAAGCCCATCGATCAGGAACTGGTGTTGGAGATCGACTTCTGCGCGTTGAGCACGCGTGCAGACGGCGACATCGAGTTGCTGTATCTGTGGTGCAAGGAAGGCTGGCAGCGTTCGGTTCTGGGCGAGTACCACACGCAGAAGCAAGCGCTGTCCCGTTTCTTCGTCGGAGCGATGCTGCAGACCGATACGGTGCTTGACGTTATCCGTCGCGAGTTGCGGCGGGTATCGCCGGATGTCCGGATCGATGCCGCGCAGATCAAGGCGGTCCTGGTCGGGGAGGTCATCAAGCGCGAGGTGCTGGAGGGCGAAAAGGCCGACGACGCTCGCAAGAAGATCGCCAGAGCCGCCAATACAGCACTTCGTGCCGCATCGGCCAAGCCGCCCAAGGCCGCGAAAGGAGCGGACGGCG